From Streptomyces sp. 6-11-2, one genomic window encodes:
- a CDS encoding YeeE/YedE family protein yields the protein MNYWPWWAGAVGLALVTVNYTLTTDRSFGVSSAWDRVLHWRSERRLEQMDDEFADDQALAEALAAATAEHFGTLPGAPASYAESQSPYASPQASHADPYAPYTPPVPQPPAPDVEPAAAEGSSVTSQRPAPLFTQAALLVSIFVGGLIASLASGRFELRYDMGPGFRDLVTGDPITMVVLLFLGGVLVGFGTRLAGGCSSGHGLNGCGRLRPVSIVATAVFFGTAVGVSFLLWKVI from the coding sequence ATGAACTACTGGCCCTGGTGGGCGGGCGCGGTCGGCCTCGCTCTGGTCACCGTCAACTACACCCTCACCACCGATCGTTCCTTCGGGGTGTCGTCGGCCTGGGACCGTGTGCTGCACTGGCGCAGCGAACGCCGTCTCGAGCAGATGGACGACGAGTTCGCCGACGATCAGGCACTCGCCGAAGCGCTCGCCGCGGCCACCGCCGAGCACTTCGGAACCCTGCCCGGAGCACCGGCCTCGTACGCGGAGTCCCAGTCCCCGTACGCGAGCCCTCAGGCCTCGCACGCGGACCCGTACGCCCCGTACACGCCGCCGGTGCCGCAGCCGCCGGCGCCGGACGTCGAACCCGCGGCGGCAGAGGGTTCCTCGGTCACGAGTCAGCGCCCCGCCCCGCTGTTCACCCAGGCCGCCCTGCTGGTGTCGATCTTCGTGGGCGGGCTGATCGCCTCGCTCGCGTCCGGGCGGTTCGAGCTCCGCTACGACATGGGTCCGGGCTTCCGGGACCTGGTCACCGGCGATCCGATCACCATGGTCGTCCTGCTGTTCCTGGGCGGCGTGCTGGTCGGCTTCGGCACCCGGCTGGCCGGCGGGTGCAGCTCCGGCCACGGACTGAACGGCTGCGGCCGGCTGCGCCCGGTCAGCATCGTCGCGACCGCCGTGTTCTTCGGCACCGCCGTCGGGGTGTCGTTCCTCCTGTGGAAGGTGATCTGA
- a CDS encoding YeeE/YedE thiosulfate transporter family protein has product MRTRGAILLANIITGLALGFTVSNIGFGDYAELNRMFTFQDLRMFLSFAGAVVIIMLAFALLRVRRTPGRIHAGVVPGAVLFGTGWAISGGCPAIPITQVASGYLPALVTIAGVAVGIWLCRWANARFFHLDRGSCGL; this is encoded by the coding sequence ATGCGTACCCGGGGCGCGATTCTGCTGGCCAACATCATCACCGGGCTGGCCCTCGGCTTCACCGTCTCCAACATCGGCTTCGGCGACTACGCCGAGCTGAACCGCATGTTCACCTTCCAGGACCTGCGGATGTTCCTGTCCTTCGCGGGCGCCGTCGTGATCATCATGCTCGCGTTCGCCCTGCTGCGGGTGCGCCGGACCCCCGGGCGCATCCACGCAGGTGTGGTCCCCGGCGCGGTGCTGTTCGGCACGGGGTGGGCGATCTCCGGCGGCTGCCCGGCGATCCCGATCACCCAGGTCGCCTCCGGCTACCTGCCCGCCCTGGTGACCATCGCCGGCGTCGCCGTCGGCATCTGGCTGTGCCGCTGGGCCAACGCCCGGTTCTTCCACCTGGACCGCGGCTCCTGCGGGCTGTAA
- a CDS encoding ABC transporter ATP-binding protein — protein MGTDADDVVAAAPPLPPREIFRRFWPYTSGRRRWLLPLVLLSLTGPVIDAAELWLFKVMVDEVLVPRDLHPFVWIAPTYVGLIVIGGILGFADEVTSAYVSERFLLALRSDVFRHLQGLSLRFFERRRLGDVLSRITGDVDAVETFLLSGVVDVLYDVVRLGIFLGLLFYLSWDLTLIAIFIVPLFLGAAVHFSRLIKQASRERRRRSGSLSAVAEESLGNMTLVQAYNRQDWEQRRFERENLGRFHAAMASTRIGAVYEPLVELIEVCGGVAVMALGTWQLAQGHLTLGGLLVFLALIGKLYSPVRDLSHLGATFYSASASAERIAELFDQRSEVQEAADPRRIGRARGEVEFDGVSFRYPDTSRWALSDVSFHVHPGETLALVGVSGAGKSTVAKLQLRFYDPDRGTVRLDGTDLRELALSDVRDNVAVVLQETLVLHGTVRENIAYGRPDATDAEIVEAARAADADEFIRLLPEGYDTVVGQRGQALSGGQRQRLAIARAMIRDAPVLLLDEPTTGLDMQSSRRIMDPLRRLMAGRTTVVISHNLLTVRDATRIVVLDHGRVTESGTHDELFVRGGTYARLHRLHSMASSTGPPSQGTVLS, from the coding sequence GTGGGCACGGACGCCGACGACGTGGTGGCTGCCGCCCCGCCGCTGCCGCCGCGCGAGATCTTCCGGCGTTTCTGGCCCTACACCAGCGGGCGCCGACGCTGGCTTCTGCCGCTCGTCCTGCTCAGTCTGACGGGGCCCGTCATCGACGCGGCCGAACTGTGGCTCTTCAAGGTCATGGTGGACGAGGTACTCGTCCCGCGGGACCTCCACCCCTTCGTCTGGATCGCGCCGACGTACGTCGGACTCATCGTCATCGGCGGCATCCTGGGCTTCGCCGACGAAGTGACCTCCGCGTACGTCAGTGAACGCTTCCTGCTCGCCCTGCGCTCCGACGTCTTCCGGCACCTCCAGGGGCTGTCGCTCAGGTTCTTCGAACGGCGGCGACTGGGGGACGTGCTGTCGCGGATCACGGGGGACGTGGACGCCGTCGAAACGTTCCTGCTCTCGGGTGTGGTGGACGTGCTCTACGACGTGGTCCGGCTGGGCATCTTCCTCGGCCTGCTCTTCTACCTGAGCTGGGACCTCACGCTCATCGCGATCTTCATCGTGCCGCTGTTCCTGGGCGCCGCCGTCCACTTCTCCCGGCTGATCAAGCAGGCGTCGCGCGAGCGCAGGCGCCGCAGCGGCTCGCTCAGCGCGGTCGCCGAGGAGTCGCTGGGCAACATGACCCTGGTGCAGGCGTACAACCGGCAGGACTGGGAGCAGCGCCGCTTCGAGCGGGAGAACCTGGGCCGTTTCCACGCCGCGATGGCCTCGACGCGGATCGGGGCGGTCTACGAGCCGCTCGTGGAGCTCATCGAGGTGTGCGGCGGCGTCGCCGTCATGGCGCTCGGCACCTGGCAGCTCGCGCAGGGGCACCTCACACTGGGCGGGCTGCTGGTCTTCCTGGCGCTGATCGGCAAGCTCTACAGCCCGGTCCGTGACCTGTCCCATCTCGGCGCCACCTTCTACTCCGCCTCCGCCTCCGCCGAACGCATAGCGGAGCTGTTCGACCAGCGGTCCGAGGTCCAGGAGGCCGCGGATCCCCGGCGGATCGGCCGGGCGCGCGGCGAGGTCGAGTTCGACGGCGTGTCCTTCCGCTATCCGGACACGTCCCGCTGGGCGCTGTCCGACGTGTCGTTCCACGTCCACCCCGGCGAGACCCTGGCCCTGGTCGGAGTGAGCGGGGCCGGGAAGTCCACGGTGGCCAAGCTGCAACTGCGGTTCTACGACCCCGACCGGGGCACTGTCCGCCTCGACGGCACCGATCTGCGGGAACTGGCCCTGTCCGACGTGCGCGACAACGTCGCGGTGGTGCTCCAGGAGACGCTCGTCCTGCACGGCACGGTGCGGGAGAACATCGCCTACGGCCGGCCCGACGCGACCGACGCCGAGATCGTGGAGGCGGCCCGCGCCGCGGACGCCGACGAGTTCATCCGGCTGCTCCCGGAGGGTTACGACACCGTGGTCGGCCAGCGCGGCCAGGCACTGTCCGGCGGACAGCGCCAGCGGCTGGCCATCGCCCGCGCGATGATCAGGGACGCGCCGGTACTTCTCCTGGACGAGCCCACTACCGGCCTGGACATGCAGTCGAGCCGCCGGATCATGGACCCGCTGCGCCGACTCATGGCCGGCCGGACGACCGTCGTCATCTCCCACAATCTGCTCACGGTCCGTGACGCCACCCGGATCGTGGTGCTCGATCACGGCCGGGTCACCGAGTCCGGGACCCACGACGAGCTGTTCGTGCGCGGCGGCACGTACGCCCGGCTGCACCGGCTGCACAGCATGGCCTCGTCCACCGGGCCCCCGTCGCAGGGCACGGTGCTGTCATGA
- a CDS encoding RNA polymerase sigma factor, translating to MSRIWFPVGRLPDEALLSGLATGDPELAVSFVRRFQHRVFGVAVAVTGDPQLAEDISQQTFERAWRHAQIYDSRRGSVTTWLTTIAHNLAIDAVRSRRQEPVAPEDLDAILDVVSDTPERHALADEASSRLRAAVAELPREQGRALVMAGIYGMTAQQIADWEHIPLGTAKTRVRTAMGKLRTTLASFQ from the coding sequence GTGTCGAGAATCTGGTTCCCGGTGGGCCGGCTCCCGGATGAGGCTCTGCTGTCCGGGCTGGCGACCGGTGATCCGGAACTCGCGGTCAGTTTCGTACGCAGGTTTCAGCACCGGGTCTTCGGTGTCGCCGTCGCGGTCACCGGTGACCCCCAACTGGCGGAGGACATCTCTCAGCAGACATTCGAGCGGGCGTGGCGGCACGCGCAGATCTACGACTCGCGCCGCGGGTCGGTCACCACCTGGCTGACCACCATCGCCCACAACCTCGCAATCGACGCCGTACGGTCACGGCGTCAGGAACCGGTGGCGCCGGAGGACCTCGACGCGATCCTGGACGTCGTCAGCGACACCCCCGAGCGGCACGCGCTGGCCGACGAGGCGTCGTCCCGGCTGCGCGCCGCCGTGGCCGAGCTGCCGCGCGAACAGGGCCGTGCCCTGGTGATGGCCGGCATCTACGGCATGACCGCCCAGCAGATCGCCGACTGGGAGCACATTCCGCTGGGCACCGCCAAGACACGGGTCAGGACGGCGATGGGGAAGCTGCGCACCACCCTCGCCTCCTTCCAGTGA
- a CDS encoding NAD-binding protein — MVVCGDDGLAHRLVAELRGVYGEHVTLIVPPSERTVRPPVVGRSRTASALLDRVVSAAVNRAGVGTGGAGNGTGGGSGGGASGQPAGANRLLEAAELTEAVLADAGVERAAALALVYDDDETNIRAALTARRLNPRLRLVVRLYNRRLGQHIEELLDQTAALAVGGDHAAGTDASTTVLSDADTAAPALAASAVVGTSKVVQTDGLLLRAVERPPPAPGQVADPGLCTLALLSATTSDPAGADGSEDSGDQRPQLLPDEAAVRAATGRATVVLEQVSYAAGEPLSARRVVAAAVPPLTSLFSRRLRWTVAGLLACVFALAVALWMVAGIHPLGAVYLTLLDLFAIDDPALGEPVGRQLLQLLTGLVGVLLLPVVLAAVLEALGTFRSASALRRPPRGLGGHVVLLGLGKIGTRVLTRLRELRIPVVCVESDPEARGVATARRLRVPVVLGDVTQEGVLEAAKIHRAHALLAVTSADTTNLEAVLYARSVRPDLRVVLRLYDDDFATAVYRTLRAAHPNALTRSRSVTHLAAPAFAGAMFGRQILGAIPVERRVLLFASVDVGGHPQLEGRTLAEAFRPGYWRVLALDVGMTTDERRDPAAPEAAAERPDRASGLMWNLPGTYVLRKEDRVVLAATRRGLAELLGRRSRERTGTPEP, encoded by the coding sequence ATGGTGGTGTGCGGGGACGACGGGCTCGCGCACCGGTTGGTCGCCGAGTTGCGGGGGGTGTACGGCGAGCACGTGACGCTGATCGTGCCGCCCTCCGAGCGCACGGTGCGGCCACCGGTGGTGGGCCGCAGCCGTACGGCGTCGGCGCTGCTGGACCGAGTGGTGAGCGCGGCCGTGAACCGGGCGGGAGTCGGGACCGGCGGCGCGGGCAACGGCACAGGTGGTGGCTCGGGCGGAGGCGCGAGCGGCCAACCGGCCGGTGCGAACCGGCTGCTGGAGGCCGCCGAACTCACCGAGGCCGTGCTCGCGGACGCCGGCGTGGAGCGGGCGGCGGCGCTGGCCCTGGTGTACGACGACGACGAGACCAACATCCGCGCCGCCCTGACCGCCCGCCGCCTCAACCCGCGACTGCGGCTCGTGGTCCGCCTGTACAACCGGCGGCTGGGCCAGCACATCGAGGAGCTTCTCGACCAGACCGCCGCGCTGGCGGTCGGCGGCGACCACGCGGCGGGCACCGACGCGTCCACGACCGTGCTGTCCGACGCCGACACCGCCGCGCCCGCGCTGGCCGCCAGCGCCGTCGTCGGCACCAGCAAGGTCGTCCAGACCGACGGGCTGCTGCTGCGCGCGGTGGAACGGCCGCCGCCCGCGCCGGGACAGGTCGCCGACCCCGGGCTGTGCACACTGGCGCTGCTGTCCGCGACGACCAGCGACCCGGCCGGCGCGGACGGTTCCGAGGACAGCGGCGACCAGCGGCCGCAGCTGCTCCCGGACGAGGCGGCGGTACGGGCGGCCACCGGGCGGGCGACCGTGGTGCTGGAGCAGGTCTCGTACGCCGCCGGTGAGCCGCTGTCCGCCAGGCGCGTGGTGGCGGCGGCCGTGCCGCCGCTGACGTCGCTGTTCTCGCGGCGGCTGCGGTGGACGGTGGCGGGTCTGCTGGCGTGCGTGTTCGCGCTCGCGGTGGCGTTGTGGATGGTGGCCGGCATCCATCCGCTGGGCGCGGTGTACCTGACGCTGCTCGACCTGTTCGCCATCGACGACCCCGCGCTCGGCGAACCGGTCGGACGGCAGCTCCTGCAACTGCTGACCGGGCTGGTGGGTGTGCTGCTGCTGCCCGTGGTGCTGGCCGCGGTGCTCGAGGCGCTGGGCACGTTCCGGTCGGCGTCCGCGCTGCGCAGGCCGCCGCGGGGGCTCGGCGGACACGTCGTCCTGCTGGGACTCGGCAAGATCGGCACCCGGGTGCTGACGCGGCTGCGGGAGCTGCGCATTCCCGTGGTATGCGTGGAGTCGGACCCGGAGGCGCGCGGAGTGGCCACGGCGCGGCGGCTGCGGGTGCCGGTGGTGCTCGGGGACGTCACGCAGGAGGGCGTGCTGGAGGCCGCGAAGATCCACCGCGCGCACGCGCTGCTCGCCGTGACCAGCGCGGACACGACGAACCTGGAGGCCGTGCTGTACGCGCGGTCCGTGCGCCCCGACCTGCGGGTGGTGCTGCGGCTGTACGACGACGACTTCGCCACCGCGGTGTACCGCACCCTGCGGGCCGCGCACCCGAACGCCCTGACGCGCAGCCGGAGCGTGACGCACCTGGCCGCGCCCGCGTTCGCCGGCGCGATGTTCGGCCGGCAGATCCTGGGGGCGATCCCGGTGGAGCGGCGGGTGCTGCTGTTCGCGTCCGTGGACGTGGGCGGGCATCCGCAGCTGGAGGGCAGGACGCTCGCGGAGGCCTTCCGGCCGGGGTACTGGCGGGTGCTGGCGCTGGACGTGGGGATGACCACGGACGAACGGCGGGATCCGGCCGCACCGGAGGCGGCGGCCGAGCGCCCGGACCGGGCCTCGGGTCTGATGTGGAACCTGCCCGGCACCTATGTCCTGCGGAAGGAGGACCGGGTGGTGCTCGCGGCGACCCGGCGCGGTCTGGCGGAGCTGCTGGGCCGCAGGTCGCGGGAGCGGACGGGGACGCCCGAACCGTAG
- a CDS encoding prolyl oligopeptidase family serine peptidase — protein MTESNGSDSPQQLDRRALIEEMPDWEKRFRAPRVSLPDWAEDAPERSLFVSNATGTYELYAWDRATGGQRQVTDRPNGTTDGLLSPDGRWIWWFDDKDGDEFGVWRRQPFAGGADEAAVPGLGASYPAGLALGRDGRTAVVGRSTDEDGTTLHLARDGRVTEIYRHRESAGVGDLSHDGSLIALEHTEHGDAMHSALRVLRPDGTTVAELDDTKGGTVELGLEVLGFAPVDGDTRLLVGHQRRGRWEPLVWDVATGEEHDLALDLPGDVSAEWCPDGGGLLVVHGFEARSELFRYDLATRELTTIPTPPGTVSGATARPDGSVEYLWSSAAEPSAVRSTHGGVVLDPPGMKSPGSVPVEDVWVEGPGGRIHALVQRPAGATGPLPTVFDIHGGPTWHDSDSFAAGPAAWVDHGYAVVRVNYRGSTGYGRAWTDALKHRVGLIELEDIAAVREWAVGSGLADPARLILTGGSWGGYLTLLGLGTQPGLWALGIAVVPVADYVTAYHDEMEALKAMDRTLLGGTPEEVPERFEASSPLTYVDQVEAPVYISAGVNDPRCPIRQIENYVKRLQAREAVHEVYRYDAGHGSLVVDERIKQIRLELDFAERHLPK, from the coding sequence ATGACTGAGAGCAACGGGTCCGACTCGCCGCAGCAACTCGACCGGCGGGCACTCATCGAGGAGATGCCGGACTGGGAGAAGCGCTTCCGCGCGCCCCGGGTGTCCCTGCCCGACTGGGCGGAGGACGCGCCGGAGCGCTCCCTGTTCGTGTCGAACGCGACCGGGACGTACGAGCTGTACGCCTGGGACCGGGCGACGGGCGGGCAGCGGCAGGTCACCGACCGGCCGAACGGCACGACGGACGGTCTGCTCTCGCCGGACGGGCGCTGGATCTGGTGGTTCGACGACAAGGACGGCGACGAGTTCGGCGTCTGGCGGCGGCAGCCCTTCGCGGGCGGGGCCGACGAGGCGGCCGTACCCGGCCTCGGGGCGTCGTATCCGGCGGGCCTCGCGCTCGGCCGCGACGGCCGCACGGCGGTCGTGGGACGCTCGACGGACGAGGACGGCACGACCCTGCACCTGGCCCGCGACGGCCGGGTGACGGAGATCTACCGGCACCGCGAGTCGGCGGGCGTGGGCGACCTCTCCCACGACGGCTCGCTGATCGCCCTGGAGCACACCGAGCACGGCGACGCGATGCACTCGGCGCTGCGCGTGCTGCGCCCGGACGGCACGACGGTCGCCGAGCTGGACGACACCAAGGGCGGGACGGTCGAGCTGGGCCTGGAGGTGCTGGGCTTCGCCCCGGTCGACGGGGACACGCGGCTGCTCGTCGGCCACCAAAGACGCGGCCGGTGGGAGCCGCTGGTGTGGGACGTGGCGACGGGCGAGGAGCACGACCTGGCGCTCGACCTGCCCGGCGACGTGAGCGCCGAGTGGTGCCCGGACGGCGGCGGACTGCTCGTGGTGCACGGCTTCGAGGCCCGCAGCGAGCTGTTCCGCTACGACCTGGCCACCCGCGAGCTGACGACGATCCCGACCCCGCCCGGCACGGTCTCCGGCGCGACCGCCCGCCCGGACGGCAGCGTGGAGTACCTGTGGTCCTCGGCGGCCGAGCCCTCCGCGGTCCGCTCGACGCACGGCGGGGTGGTCCTCGACCCGCCCGGAATGAAGTCCCCGGGTTCGGTGCCGGTGGAGGACGTGTGGGTGGAGGGCCCCGGCGGCCGTATCCACGCCCTGGTGCAGAGGCCCGCGGGCGCGACCGGGCCGCTCCCCACGGTCTTCGACATCCACGGCGGCCCCACCTGGCACGACAGCGACTCCTTCGCCGCGGGCCCGGCCGCCTGGGTCGACCACGGCTACGCGGTGGTCCGGGTCAACTACCGCGGCTCGACGGGCTACGGCCGGGCGTGGACGGACGCGCTGAAGCACCGGGTGGGCCTGATCGAGCTGGAGGACATCGCGGCGGTCCGCGAGTGGGCCGTCGGCTCGGGGCTGGCCGACCCGGCCCGCCTGATCCTCACCGGCGGCTCCTGGGGCGGCTACCTCACCCTGCTCGGTCTCGGCACCCAGCCCGGCCTGTGGGCGCTGGGCATCGCGGTGGTCCCGGTCGCCGACTACGTCACGGCGTACCACGACGAGATGGAAGCGTTGAAGGCCATGGACCGCACCCTGCTCGGCGGCACCCCGGAGGAGGTGCCCGAGCGCTTCGAGGCATCCTCGCCGCTGACCTACGTCGACCAGGTCGAGGCGCCCGTCTACATCTCCGCCGGGGTCAACGACCCGCGCTGCCCGATCCGCCAGATCGAGAACTACGTCAAGCGCCTCCAGGCACGCGAAGCCGTCCACGAGGTGTACCGCTACGACGCCGGCCACGGATCCCTGGTCGTCGACGAACGCATCAAGCAGATCCGCCTGGAGCTGGACTTCGCGGAGCGGCATCTGCCGAAGTAG
- a CDS encoding SURF1 family protein has translation MYRFLLTPRWWGINVFVLLAIPFCVFMGSWQLSRFEARVQDHRTATEQAASYREEAPRPLDRLLPVDKRTSGMPTTATGRYADQLLVPDRELDGKPGYYVLTLLRTDSGKALPVVRGWLPGTPDPARVPAPPAGEVTVTGALQASETPGDNGVGARGGLPSGQTAAISAASLVNLVPYGVYDAWVTLDHADPGMKAVPAKAPGNTGLDLKAFQNLGYTGEWFVFAGFVVFMWFRLVRREVEALRDAELGLAPEEADEVPVPAPASSGASGA, from the coding sequence GTGTACCGGTTTCTGCTGACACCTCGCTGGTGGGGCATCAACGTCTTCGTGCTGCTCGCCATCCCCTTCTGTGTGTTCATGGGGTCCTGGCAGCTGAGCCGGTTCGAGGCACGGGTGCAGGACCACCGGACCGCGACCGAGCAGGCCGCCTCCTACCGCGAGGAGGCGCCGCGCCCGCTGGACCGGCTGCTGCCCGTGGACAAGCGCACGTCCGGCATGCCGACCACCGCGACCGGCCGGTACGCCGATCAACTGCTGGTCCCGGACCGCGAGCTGGACGGCAAGCCGGGGTACTACGTGCTGACGCTGCTGCGCACCGACTCCGGCAAGGCACTGCCGGTCGTACGCGGCTGGCTGCCGGGGACCCCTGACCCGGCCCGGGTCCCGGCGCCGCCCGCGGGCGAGGTCACGGTCACCGGAGCGCTCCAGGCGTCGGAGACGCCGGGTGACAACGGGGTCGGCGCCCGGGGCGGACTCCCGTCCGGGCAGACCGCGGCGATCAGCGCGGCCTCGCTGGTGAACCTCGTGCCGTACGGCGTCTACGACGCCTGGGTCACCCTCGACCACGCCGACCCCGGGATGAAGGCGGTGCCGGCGAAGGCCCCCGGCAACACCGGGCTGGACCTGAAGGCGTTCCAGAACCTCGGCTACACCGGCGAGTGGTTCGTCTTCGCCGGCTTCGTGGTCTTCATGTGGTTCCGGCTGGTGCGCCGCGAGGTGGAGGCCCTACGGGACGCGGAACTGGGGCTGGCGCCCGAGGAGGCCGACGAGGTGCCGGTGCCGGCGCCCGCGTCGAGCGGCGCGTCCGGCGCCTGA
- a CDS encoding SigE family RNA polymerase sigma factor, giving the protein MAEVLEFTPRLFERGVSPAATRGTALRPPRAALRPRVPGGMPVIAPMPAARPARIPSQREAAEETVAAGTTVDHLTETYRAHYRSLLGLAALLLDDTASCEDVVQEAFIRVHSARKRVRDPEKTLAYLRQTVVNLSRSALRRRILGLKLLSKPMPDMASAEEGAYDQLERDSLIKAMKGLQRRQREVLVLRYFADMTEAQVAETLGISLGSVKAYGSRGIAALRVAMGASA; this is encoded by the coding sequence GTGGCAGAGGTTCTTGAGTTCACCCCCAGGCTCTTCGAGCGGGGGGTATCCCCAGCGGCGACCCGCGGCACCGCACTGCGGCCGCCCCGCGCGGCGCTCCGTCCGCGCGTTCCCGGCGGCATGCCGGTGATCGCGCCCATGCCCGCCGCGCGGCCCGCCCGCATACCCAGTCAGCGTGAGGCCGCCGAGGAGACCGTGGCGGCCGGCACCACCGTCGACCATCTCACCGAGACCTACCGCGCGCACTACCGCTCGCTGCTGGGCCTGGCCGCGCTCCTCCTCGACGACACGGCCTCCTGCGAGGACGTGGTCCAGGAGGCGTTCATCCGCGTCCACTCCGCGCGCAAACGCGTCCGGGACCCGGAGAAGACCCTCGCCTACCTGCGGCAGACGGTCGTCAACCTCTCCCGCTCGGCCCTGCGCCGCCGCATCCTCGGCCTGAAGCTGCTGTCCAAGCCGATGCCGGACATGGCCAGCGCCGAGGAGGGCGCCTACGACCAGCTGGAGCGCGACTCCCTGATCAAGGCGATGAAAGGCCTCCAGCGCCGCCAGCGCGAGGTCCTGGTGCTGCGCTACTTCGCGGACATGACCGAGGCGCAGGTCGCCGAGACCCTCGGGATCTCGCTGGGCTCGGTCAAGGCGTACGGCTCGCGCGGCATCGCGGCGCTGCGGGTCGCGATGGGGGCGTCGGCATGA
- a CDS encoding aspartate-semialdehyde dehydrogenase yields MSDRPTLAVVGATGAVGTVLLRILSERADIWGDIRLLAIPPDSHPRPSGGEPERAVGRRLTVRGEEVEVAALAEDAFDGVDIALFDVPDEAAAHWAPLAAARGAVVVDNSGAFRTDPDVPLVVPEVNPHVARRRPRGIVSSPHCTTLSMIVALGALHAEFGLRELVLSSYQAVSGAGHEGVETLRRQLSLVAGTELGTSPGDVRRAVGDDTGPFPEPVALNVVPWAGSLCDEGWSSEEMKLRDESRKVLGLPRLPVAVTCVQVPVVTTHSLTVHARFEGEVTVGKAREILATAPGVVLYDDPAAGEFPTPADVVGTDPTWVGRVRRALDDPTALDFFVCGDNLRKGAALNIAQIAELVAAEAL; encoded by the coding sequence ATGAGCGACCGACCGACGCTCGCGGTCGTGGGAGCGACCGGAGCCGTCGGCACGGTACTGCTCCGGATCCTGTCCGAGCGCGCGGACATCTGGGGCGACATCCGCCTGCTCGCCATTCCCCCGGACTCCCACCCGCGTCCGAGCGGCGGGGAGCCCGAGCGCGCGGTCGGCCGCAGGCTGACCGTGCGCGGCGAGGAGGTCGAGGTGGCCGCGCTCGCCGAGGACGCCTTCGACGGGGTGGACATCGCCCTGTTCGACGTCCCCGACGAGGCCGCCGCGCACTGGGCGCCACTCGCCGCCGCCCGGGGCGCGGTGGTGGTCGACAACTCGGGCGCCTTCCGCACCGACCCGGACGTGCCGCTCGTCGTGCCCGAGGTCAACCCGCACGTGGCGCGGCGGCGCCCGCGCGGGATCGTCTCCAGCCCCCACTGCACCACCCTGTCCATGATCGTGGCGTTGGGCGCGCTGCACGCCGAGTTCGGCCTGCGCGAGCTGGTCCTCTCCTCGTACCAGGCGGTGAGCGGGGCCGGACACGAGGGCGTGGAGACCCTGCGCCGGCAGCTGTCCCTGGTGGCGGGCACCGAGCTGGGGACCAGCCCCGGTGACGTGCGGCGGGCCGTCGGGGACGACACCGGTCCGTTCCCGGAGCCGGTGGCGCTGAACGTCGTGCCGTGGGCCGGGTCGCTGTGCGACGAGGGCTGGTCGTCGGAGGAGATGAAGCTGCGGGACGAGTCCCGCAAGGTGCTCGGGCTGCCGCGGCTGCCGGTCGCCGTGACCTGCGTGCAGGTCCCGGTGGTCACCACGCACTCCCTGACCGTGCACGCCCGCTTCGAGGGTGAGGTCACGGTCGGCAAGGCGCGGGAGATCCTGGCCACCGCGCCCGGCGTGGTGCTGTACGACGACCCGGCGGCGGGCGAGTTCCCCACGCCCGCCGACGTGGTGGGCACCGATCCGACGTGGGTCGGGCGGGTGCGCCGGGCGCTGGACGATCCCACGGCGCTGGATTTCTTCGTGTGCGGTGACAACCTGCGCAAGGGCGCGGCGCTGAACATCGCGCAAATCGCGGAACTGGTCGCGGCCGAGGCGCTGTGA